From the genome of Longispora fulva:
CCCGCCCCCCGCCGCCGTCGCCGTTTCGTACTGGCCTTCGGGCTGCCCGGGCTCGTGGCCGCCGCCGTGGCCGCGGTGCTCGTGTTCGGCCCGCTCGACGGGGGCCGGCCGGACGCGGCGCACGCGGAGGCGGCCGTGGTCCTGCACAGGGCGGCCGCCGCGGCGCTCACCGTCCCGGACGTGGAGCCCCGGCCCGACCAGTTCTACTATGTGCGGTCCCAGTTCGGGACAGTCGAGAACGAGGTGTGGCTGTCGATGGACGGTCGCCACGACGGGTACTCCAGCGAGGCCGGCCATCCGGGGGAACCCTGGCCGGCCTGTGTCGATGGCCGCCAGCAGGCCTACGACAAGTACGGCAAGCTCCTGGTCGGCGTCACCCAGGAGTGCCAGCCGCGTCCCGCCTACCGGCCGGAGCTGCCGGACACGGCCGACGGGATGTTCACCTACCTCAACGGGCTCGCCGAAACCTCCCCGCAGGACACCCGGGCCAACTACATCGCGAAGACGGCGATGGAGATGATGGAGTGGACGTACCTGCGGCCGAAGGTCCGGGCGGCGCTGTTCGAGGCGCTCGGCAGGGTGCCCGGCCTGACCGTCGTGCGGGACGTCACCGACGGTTCGGGGCGGGCAGGGGTGGGAATCGGCTGGGATCCCGGGTCGGGCGCGCAGTACGTGCTGGTCTTCCACCCGACGACGTTCGCGTACCTGGGGATGCGGACCTTCGGGGCGATCCTGCAGGTGGCCGTCGTGGACCGGGCGGGCCAGCAGCCCTAGACGCCGTGTCCCCGGGTGGCGTTCACTCGGGGACATGAAGGATCGCGAGGAAGCCGAACGGCTGCTGATCTCCCTGGGTGCCGGGGACGTCGACCACCCTGGCGGTGACCTGCTCGGCCACCTGCGCAGGGTGGCCGAGCGGCTCGACGAGTGGGGTGCCGGGCCGGCGGTGCGCGCCGCCGGCCTGTGCCACGCCGCGTACGGCACGGACGGTTTCGACCATCCGCTGCTGGACCTGGCCGAGCGCCCCCGACTGGCCGGGGTGATCGGCCCGGAGGCCGAGGCGCTGGTGTACCTGTACGGCGGCTGCGACCGGCGGGCCACGTACCCGCTGTTGTCGGGTTCCGGGCCGGTGCCGTTCCGGGACCGGTTCACCGGCGCCGTCCGGGAGCCGGCCGAGGGCGAAGTCCGGGCATTTCTGGAGATCACGGCGGCCAACGAGCTCGACGTCCTGGCCCACAACCCGGAGCTGGCCGCCCTGCACGGCCCGGCGTTGGCGGCGCTGTTCGGTGCCGTCCGGGACCGGCTGTCTGTGGCCTCGTGGCGCGCCTGCCGCGCGCAGCTCGGCGACATTAATAGTTGACTCTGACTAGTCAATGCCGGATAGTTGGAGTTGGCCATAGAGGCCGCCCCGCTCTCTGGAAGGACGCCGTCATGGACACCGTCACCACCCCGGTCCGGATCCCCGCGCACCACACCCTGACCCGCCGACTCGGCCACTGGACCACAGAACGCGAGTTCCAGGTCCGCGCGCACCGGGGCGCGGCGGTGCTCGACCTGCGCTCCCCGCAGATCCCGGCCGGCGACATCCACATCGACGTCGACCTCGACCGCGCCATGCTCAAGCTGCTCGTCGCCGAGGACGCCGTCATCGACGACTGGAACCTGCACCGGGTCGGCCGCGGCCGGATCAAGGACTGGGAGCGCCCCACCGCCACCGGTGGCCGCCGTATCGTGATCACCGGTCGGCTCGCCGGCGCCGAGATCCGGGTGCACCGGGGCGGCATCGCGATCCTGTCCGCGATGTTCACCAGGGAATACTGGGCGGACCTGCGTCGGGCACACCGGCAGGGCGGGTACCCGACCGTGGACGACCCGACCCGTACTTCCTGAAGGAGCTGCGCCTGATGGCGAAGAAGCGCAAGGTCGGCAACCTGCTGGCACTGGCCGTGCTGTCCTACCTGATCCAGCGGCCGATGCACCCCTACGAGCTGAGCCGCACGCTGCGCGACAACGGGGACGCCCGCAGCATCAAGTTCAACCACGGCTCGCTCTACATGGTGGTCCAGCAGCTCGCCAAGGCCGGCTTCATCGCCGAACAGGAGACCAACCGCGACGGCCAGCGCCCCGAGCGCACGGTGTACGCGCTCACGGACGCCGGCCGGGTCGAGCTGCGCGACTGGCTCCGCGAGCTGATCGGCGAACCGCAGCACGAGTACCCGCACTTCGTCGCCGGGCTGTCCCTGGTCGGGGCCCTGCCCCCGAGCGAGGTGGTCCCACTGCTGCGCCTCCGGGCCGAGCGGCTGGCCGCCCAGCGCACCGAGATCCGGACGCTCGTCGACGACGCGCTCGCCCAGGGCCTGCCGGGGCTGTTCCTCGTCGAGGAGGAGTACCGGCTGGCGTTGCTGGAGGCCGAGGCGGCGTTCGTCGAGCGGTTCCTCG
Proteins encoded in this window:
- a CDS encoding PadR family transcriptional regulator; amino-acid sequence: MAKKRKVGNLLALAVLSYLIQRPMHPYELSRTLRDNGDARSIKFNHGSLYMVVQQLAKAGFIAEQETNRDGQRPERTVYALTDAGRVELRDWLRELIGEPQHEYPHFVAGLSLVGALPPSEVVPLLRLRAERLAAQRTEIRTLVDDALAQGLPGLFLVEEEYRLALLEAEAAFVERFLGQILDPETGWGPMWAQFHGEPAPEA
- a CDS encoding CU044_5270 family protein, with amino-acid sequence MVDDIRLVRELGQDTPLARLDELDGAYARLMAAATARPESAPAPRRRRRFVLAFGLPGLVAAAVAAVLVFGPLDGGRPDAAHAEAAVVLHRAAAAALTVPDVEPRPDQFYYVRSQFGTVENEVWLSMDGRHDGYSSEAGHPGEPWPACVDGRQQAYDKYGKLLVGVTQECQPRPAYRPELPDTADGMFTYLNGLAETSPQDTRANYIAKTAMEMMEWTYLRPKVRAALFEALGRVPGLTVVRDVTDGSGRAGVGIGWDPGSGAQYVLVFHPTTFAYLGMRTFGAILQVAVVDRAGQQP
- a CDS encoding DUF6817 domain-containing protein, coding for MKDREEAERLLISLGAGDVDHPGGDLLGHLRRVAERLDEWGAGPAVRAAGLCHAAYGTDGFDHPLLDLAERPRLAGVIGPEAEALVYLYGGCDRRATYPLLSGSGPVPFRDRFTGAVREPAEGEVRAFLEITAANELDVLAHNPELAALHGPALAALFGAVRDRLSVASWRACRAQLGDINS